The proteins below are encoded in one region of Bacillota bacterium:
- the ftsZ gene encoding cell division protein FtsZ encodes MLDLELEGEPFAVIKVVGVGGGGNNAVNRMVATGVKGVEFISINTDAQALAACHATRKIQIGARITKGLGAGADPEVGNKAAEESRDQVVETLKGADLVFITAGMGGGTGTGGAPVVAECAKEAGALCVGVVTRPFTFEGRRRMAVAERGIATLRSKVDTLITIPNDRLLQVVDKKTSIVEAFRVADDVLRQGVQGISDLIAVPGLINLDFADVRTIMAETGSALMGIGVGFGETRSADAARAAISSPLLETSIEGARGVLLSITGGPDLGLFEVNEAAEIVAEAADPDANIIFGAVIDDNLKDEVRVTVIATGFDARPKAASGREKLPLEQIDLKGFAAEDDLDIPAFLRRRS; translated from the coding sequence ATGCTGGACCTGGAGCTGGAGGGGGAACCCTTCGCCGTCATCAAGGTGGTGGGGGTGGGGGGCGGGGGCAACAACGCGGTCAACCGCATGGTGGCCACGGGCGTCAAGGGAGTTGAGTTCATATCCATCAACACCGACGCCCAGGCCCTGGCCGCCTGCCACGCCACCCGGAAGATACAGATCGGAGCCCGCATCACCAAGGGTCTGGGGGCAGGGGCCGATCCGGAAGTGGGGAACAAGGCGGCCGAGGAGAGCCGGGATCAAGTCGTGGAGACCCTCAAGGGGGCCGACCTGGTGTTCATCACCGCCGGTATGGGAGGGGGGACCGGTACCGGGGGGGCGCCGGTGGTGGCGGAATGCGCCAAGGAGGCGGGTGCCCTGTGCGTGGGCGTGGTGACCAGGCCCTTCACCTTCGAGGGCCGGCGGCGCATGGCGGTTGCGGAGCGGGGGATTGCCACCCTGCGCAGCAAGGTGGACACCCTTATCACCATTCCCAACGACCGGCTGCTGCAGGTGGTGGACAAGAAGACCTCCATAGTGGAAGCCTTCCGGGTGGCCGATGACGTCCTCCGCCAGGGGGTGCAGGGGATATCGGATCTCATCGCCGTCCCCGGGCTCATCAACCTGGACTTCGCCGACGTGCGCACCATCATGGCGGAAACGGGGTCAGCCCTCATGGGTATCGGGGTGGGCTTCGGGGAGACCCGGTCTGCCGATGCCGCCCGGGCGGCCATCTCCAGTCCCCTCCTGGAGACGTCCATAGAGGGGGCCCGCGGGGTCCTGCTCAGCATCACGGGAGGGCCGGACCTGGGCCTGTTCGAGGTGAACGAGGCGGCGGAGATCGTGGCCGAGGCCGCCGACCCCGATGCCAACATCATCTTTGGAGCCGTCATAGACGACAACCTCAAGGACGAGGTGCGGGTCACGGTGATCGCCACCGGCTTCGATGCGCGTCCCAAGGCCGCGTCCGGCCGGGAGAAGCTGCCCCTGGAGCAGATCGACCTCAAGGGGTTCGCGGCCGAGGACGACCTGGACATCCCCGCCTTCCTGCGCCGCCGCTCCTGA
- a CDS encoding FtsQ-type POTRA domain-containing protein, whose translation MTWCLLLLLASGVVVVFAQSRYAQLQEVAVTGASRLDPEQVKEISGLRPGQTVFSLRPGQVAARLRSLPWVKEARVAWAWPGRALIRVSERTPLALLPYHDRFLVLDGEGRVLTTSQEAGPWELPLVTGPVPPDLVAGQFITDGAVLGALACVEAFPPAARERLGEVHAGDRGELVVYDLEGVPALMGFPDAQLPHRVQVLLAVWEDLRRQGGQAEYIDVRDRDRVVVRPVQGG comes from the coding sequence TTGACCTGGTGCCTTCTCCTCCTGCTGGCATCTGGGGTGGTGGTGGTCTTTGCCCAGTCCCGCTATGCCCAGTTGCAGGAGGTTGCCGTCACGGGGGCCAGCCGCCTCGACCCGGAGCAGGTGAAGGAGATCTCCGGGCTGCGCCCCGGGCAGACCGTGTTCTCCCTGCGCCCCGGACAGGTGGCCGCCCGCCTGCGATCTCTCCCCTGGGTGAAGGAAGCCCGGGTGGCCTGGGCGTGGCCGGGCCGGGCTCTCATCCGGGTGAGTGAGCGCACGCCCCTCGCTCTCCTGCCCTACCACGACCGCTTCCTGGTGCTGGACGGTGAGGGTCGCGTTCTCACCACCAGCCAGGAGGCAGGTCCCTGGGAGCTGCCCCTGGTGACCGGCCCGGTTCCCCCCGATCTGGTGGCGGGCCAGTTCATCACCGACGGGGCCGTCCTGGGAGCCCTGGCGTGCGTGGAAGCCTTCCCTCCCGCGGCCAGGGAGAGACTGGGCGAGGTGCATGCCGGCGACCGGGGAGAGCTGGTCGTGTACGACCTGGAGGGTGTTCCCGCCCTCATGGGGTTCCCCGACGCCCAGCTGCCCCACAGGGTGCAGGTCCTCCTGGCCGTCTGGGAGGACTTGCGCCGCCAGGGAGGGCAGGCGGAATACATCGACGTGCGCGACCGCGACCGGGTGGTCGTGAGGCCGGTCCAAGGGGGGTGA
- a CDS encoding Holliday junction resolvase-like protein, with amino-acid sequence MDWFGRWLGTTELVVTVLGFLVLVLAVLYVVMRLRAAELATSLAVLQRQFQARVEEQRRTLEEQYRVALESWKREVEGSIRQDAVEKSRAVTAGKVREHLVPYLPGFPYNPRDVRFIGSPVDLVVFDGLDEGAVRRVVFVEVKTGRSELSHRERLVREAVLRQAVGWEELRLPEGRSHKSPPEGRQRESPPGGGPHESLAEGRQEETWHE; translated from the coding sequence GTGGACTGGTTCGGGCGGTGGCTGGGGACAACGGAGCTGGTGGTAACGGTACTCGGGTTCCTCGTCCTGGTGCTCGCTGTGCTGTATGTGGTGATGCGACTGCGGGCGGCGGAACTCGCCACGTCCCTCGCGGTCCTGCAGCGCCAGTTCCAGGCCCGCGTGGAGGAGCAGCGTCGCACGCTGGAGGAACAGTACCGGGTGGCTCTGGAGTCCTGGAAGCGCGAGGTGGAGGGATCGATCCGGCAGGACGCGGTGGAGAAGAGCCGCGCCGTCACGGCGGGCAAGGTGAGAGAGCACCTGGTCCCGTACCTCCCCGGGTTCCCATACAACCCCAGGGATGTGCGGTTCATCGGGTCCCCGGTTGACCTCGTGGTGTTCGACGGCCTGGACGAAGGGGCGGTGCGCCGTGTCGTCTTTGTGGAGGTGAAGACGGGACGGTCCGAACTCAGCCACCGGGAACGCCTGGTGAGGGAGGCCGTGCTTCGGCAGGCTGTGGGCTGGGAGGAGCTGCGCCTGCCCGAGGGTCGCTCGCACAAGTCGCCGCCGGAGGGCAGGCAGCGGGAATCCCCGCCGGGGGGCGGGCCGCACGAATCGCTGGCTGAGGGCAGGCAGGAGGAGACGTGGCATGAGTGA
- the murB gene encoding UDP-N-acetylmuramate dehydrogenase, translated as MEQVLVEQVLARLRSMVRGDVRSSEPMSRHTSFRVGGPADLYVRPADLPSLEAARAVLAEAGLPVLVVGLGTNLLVRDGGVRGAVLSTARLSGWRVDGTRVVAQSGSPFPALAREAARLGLSGLEFAAGIPGTLGGAVIMNAGAHGMSLADVIERVTVRGRAGQAVLDGDELGLSYRSSALRGQDLVVTEAVLQLRPSSSTEVQERMRALLEVRRRTQPRGVPSAGSFFRNPPGAAAGFLIEQAGCKGMRVGGAEVSRVHANFLVNRGGATAGDILALAAAVRRRVAERFGVWLEPEVETVGEDLTI; from the coding sequence TTGGAGCAGGTACTGGTGGAACAGGTGCTGGCCCGCCTGCGTAGCATGGTGCGGGGCGATGTCAGGTCATCGGAGCCCATGAGCCGCCATACCTCCTTCCGGGTGGGGGGACCGGCCGACCTGTATGTACGCCCCGCGGATTTGCCCTCCCTGGAGGCCGCTCGGGCCGTCCTGGCGGAGGCCGGGTTGCCCGTGCTGGTGGTGGGCCTGGGTACCAACCTGCTGGTCCGCGACGGGGGCGTCCGCGGGGCGGTGTTGTCCACGGCCCGTCTGAGCGGGTGGCGAGTGGACGGTACCCGGGTGGTGGCGCAGAGCGGCTCGCCCTTTCCCGCCCTGGCTCGCGAGGCAGCCCGATTGGGGCTGAGTGGTCTGGAGTTCGCCGCCGGCATACCGGGAACCCTGGGCGGGGCGGTAATCATGAACGCGGGGGCCCACGGGATGTCCCTGGCAGACGTCATCGAGCGGGTCACGGTGCGCGGCCGCGCGGGTCAGGCGGTGCTCGACGGCGATGAGCTCGGGCTGAGCTACCGGAGCAGCGCCCTGCGGGGCCAGGACCTGGTGGTCACCGAGGCCGTCCTGCAGCTGCGACCTTCGTCGAGCACCGAGGTGCAGGAGCGCATGCGGGCACTGCTGGAGGTCCGGCGGCGCACCCAGCCCCGCGGTGTGCCCTCGGCGGGGAGCTTCTTCCGCAACCCGCCGGGAGCGGCGGCCGGCTTCCTCATCGAACAGGCGGGCTGCAAGGGCATGCGGGTGGGAGGGGCGGAAGTCTCCCGGGTGCATGCCAACTTCCTGGTCAACCGGGGCGGAGCCACCGCCGGGGACATCCTGGCCCTGGCCGCCGCGGTGCGCCGGCGGGTGGCCGAGCGGTTTGGCGTCTGGCTGGAGCCGGAAGTGGAGACAGTGGGAGAGGACCTGACGATCTGA
- the ftsA gene encoding cell division protein FtsA produces MPRRDLAVGIDVGTSKVAAIVGEVRRDGTCDIIGFGVTPSAGMRKGVVVDIEGVSRAIAEAAEKAGRMAGVEIKSAYVSISGSHLSSLNNRGVVAVARDDREITAEDVDRVLDAARVLNIPADREIVHVVPREFVVDGYDGVKDPVGMLGVRLEVEAHVVTGAVTSIQNLLKGVARAGLQVEDLVVAPLASGEAVLLPAERELGVLVLDVGGGTTDLGMFERGNPVYSAVVPIGGDHVTGDLAVGLRTPPPEAERIKLEHGRARPCPEADDDVFEVPNVGGTGTRQISGALVTQIVAPRLQELFGLVRQQIARSGRGGQIPGGAVLCGGCALLPGIGEMAEEELGMPVRVGTPGGLGGLADLTSSPAFATTVGLLVYATRGQPGLARVELRGGMLGSLWDRVRRALSDFF; encoded by the coding sequence TTGCCCAGGCGCGATCTGGCGGTTGGAATTGACGTCGGGACGAGCAAGGTGGCCGCCATTGTGGGAGAAGTGCGCCGGGACGGCACCTGCGACATCATCGGATTCGGCGTGACCCCCTCGGCCGGCATGCGCAAGGGTGTGGTGGTGGACATCGAGGGCGTGTCCAGGGCCATCGCGGAGGCTGCCGAGAAGGCAGGGCGCATGGCGGGGGTGGAGATAAAGTCCGCATACGTGAGCATCTCCGGCAGCCATCTCTCCAGCCTCAACAACCGGGGAGTGGTGGCGGTGGCCAGAGACGACCGTGAGATCACCGCCGAAGACGTGGATCGGGTGCTGGACGCGGCCCGCGTCCTCAACATCCCAGCGGACCGGGAGATCGTGCACGTGGTCCCGCGGGAGTTCGTGGTGGACGGCTACGATGGAGTGAAGGATCCGGTGGGGATGCTGGGAGTGCGCCTGGAGGTGGAAGCCCACGTGGTTACGGGGGCGGTGACCTCCATCCAGAATCTCTTGAAGGGCGTGGCCAGGGCGGGGCTGCAGGTGGAAGACCTGGTGGTGGCGCCCCTGGCGTCGGGAGAAGCGGTACTGCTGCCGGCGGAACGGGAGCTGGGTGTGCTCGTGCTGGACGTCGGTGGCGGCACCACCGACCTGGGCATGTTCGAGCGGGGCAATCCCGTGTATTCGGCGGTCGTACCCATAGGCGGGGACCATGTGACCGGGGACCTGGCCGTCGGCCTGCGCACGCCACCCCCTGAGGCGGAGAGGATCAAGCTGGAACACGGGCGGGCCCGGCCCTGTCCCGAGGCAGATGACGACGTGTTCGAAGTGCCCAACGTGGGTGGCACGGGCACCCGTCAGATCAGTGGGGCTCTGGTGACCCAGATCGTTGCTCCCCGGCTGCAGGAGCTGTTCGGGCTGGTCAGGCAGCAGATAGCTCGATCCGGTCGCGGCGGGCAGATTCCGGGCGGGGCGGTGCTGTGCGGAGGATGCGCGCTCCTGCCCGGGATAGGGGAAATGGCCGAAGAGGAACTGGGGATGCCGGTGCGGGTGGGGACCCCCGGCGGGCTGGGAGGCCTGGCGGACCTGACCTCCAGCCCGGCCTTCGCCACCACCGTGGGCCTGCTCGTGTATGCCACCCGGGGCCAGCCGGGGCTGGCGCGGGTGGAGCTCAGGGGCGGCATGCTGGGGTCCCTCTGGGATCGGGTGCGCCGCGCCCTGAGCGATTTCTTCTGA
- a CDS encoding DUF881 domain-containing protein produces the protein MRSRGAQVAVALVMLVLGLMLALQYRVQQRAATDLAHRRTEELVELLQKSETERRRLEQEVAELRNTVTGLTQGQAALGALQEELTKAQILAGLVPVKGPGVSVTMDDSKRPLQKGQDINAFLLHDEDVLRVVNELFAAGAEAMSLNGQRVIATTEVRCAGPTISVNRVMTAPPIVIQAVGDPDVLERALRMRGGVVESLSFWGIEVTVKKETEVTIPAYTGSLRFQFGRVAQSGGK, from the coding sequence TTGCGGTCGAGAGGAGCGCAGGTGGCGGTGGCACTGGTCATGCTGGTGCTGGGGTTGATGCTGGCCCTGCAGTACCGCGTGCAGCAGCGGGCCGCCACCGACCTGGCCCACCGCCGGACCGAAGAGCTGGTGGAGCTCCTGCAGAAATCCGAGACCGAGCGGCGCCGCCTGGAGCAGGAAGTGGCCGAACTGCGCAACACCGTTACCGGACTCACCCAGGGCCAGGCTGCCCTGGGGGCCCTCCAGGAGGAGCTGACCAAGGCTCAGATCCTGGCGGGGCTGGTGCCGGTAAAGGGACCCGGGGTTAGCGTCACCATGGACGACTCCAAGCGGCCCCTGCAGAAAGGGCAGGACATCAACGCCTTTCTCCTGCATGATGAAGACGTGCTGCGCGTTGTGAACGAGCTGTTTGCCGCCGGGGCGGAAGCCATGTCCCTGAACGGACAGCGCGTGATAGCCACCACGGAGGTGCGCTGCGCCGGCCCGACCATCTCCGTCAACCGGGTGATGACGGCGCCCCCCATCGTGATCCAGGCTGTGGGTGACCCCGACGTGCTGGAGAGGGCGTTGCGCATGAGGGGGGGCGTGGTGGAGTCGCTATCGTTCTGGGGGATCGAGGTGACCGTGAAGAAGGAGACGGAGGTCACCATCCCGGCGTATACCGGCAGCCTGCGTTTCCAGTTCGGCCGGGTGGCCCAGTCGGGAGGAAAGTGA
- a CDS encoding small basic family protein gives MWIPLAALVAGVLLGASIPLQIPIFYGRYLSVALLAALDSSFGGVRAGLEGKYDNTVFISGFFLNALLAAGLTYVGDRLGVELYFAALVAFGIRIFNNLGAIRHLLLAAWRKRRQ, from the coding sequence ATGTGGATTCCGCTGGCGGCGCTGGTGGCGGGGGTCCTGCTGGGGGCCAGCATTCCCCTGCAGATCCCCATCTTCTACGGGCGGTATCTGTCCGTCGCCCTCCTGGCCGCCCTCGATTCCTCCTTCGGCGGGGTGCGGGCGGGACTGGAGGGCAAGTACGACAACACCGTCTTCATCAGCGGCTTCTTCCTCAACGCCCTGCTGGCGGCAGGTCTCACCTACGTGGGCGACCGCCTGGGGGTGGAGCTGTATTTCGCCGCCCTGGTGGCATTCGGCATCCGCATCTTCAACAACCTGGGCGCCATCAGGCACCTGCTGCTGGCCGCATGGCGCAAGCGTCGCCAGTAA
- the murA gene encoding UDP-N-acetylglucosamine 1-carboxyvinyltransferase has translation MEQFVIHGGRRLSGTVTVSGSKNAVLPMMAAAVLSPEQCTLRGVPRLRDVAVMREILERLGVQVACHPDGTLEMWARELGTCEVRDELSRQMRSSIFLMGPLLARAGKVKVAYPGGCAIGPRPIDLHLRGLEALGARLRERHGYIYGEAPRLRGQEIHLDFPSVGATENIMMAAVLARGVTVIGNAAKEPEIVDLQNFLNAMGARITGAGTDVIHVEGVRELGGCQHQVIPDRIEAGTMMAAAAITGGEVLISGVIPEHLESVTAKLKEAGAAISCPQPGQILVRGPERILATDFKTLPYPGFPTDMQPQVMALMCLAEGTSVITETVFENRFKHADELRRMGAQIKVEGRAAVVKGVPVVFGALVEATDLRSGAALVLAGLAAEGVTTVEDTSHIDRGYEHLEAKLAGLGAHIERSRAGSGPPTGV, from the coding sequence GTGGAGCAATTCGTGATCCACGGGGGGCGGCGTCTCTCCGGTACCGTGACCGTCAGCGGTTCCAAGAACGCGGTGCTGCCCATGATGGCGGCGGCGGTGTTGAGCCCGGAGCAGTGCACGCTCAGGGGCGTGCCCCGGCTGCGGGACGTGGCCGTGATGCGAGAGATCCTGGAGAGGCTTGGCGTCCAGGTGGCGTGCCACCCCGACGGCACCCTGGAGATGTGGGCGCGGGAGCTGGGGACGTGCGAGGTGCGGGATGAGCTGAGCCGGCAGATGAGGTCCTCCATCTTCCTCATGGGGCCGCTGCTTGCCCGCGCCGGAAAGGTGAAGGTGGCATATCCGGGGGGATGCGCCATCGGGCCGCGTCCCATAGACCTGCACCTGCGGGGGCTGGAGGCCCTGGGGGCCCGGTTGCGGGAACGCCACGGGTACATCTACGGCGAAGCCCCTCGCCTGCGGGGGCAGGAGATCCACCTGGACTTCCCCAGCGTGGGGGCCACGGAAAACATCATGATGGCGGCCGTCCTGGCCCGGGGGGTGACGGTGATCGGGAACGCGGCCAAGGAGCCGGAGATCGTGGACCTGCAGAACTTCCTCAACGCCATGGGCGCCCGCATCACGGGGGCCGGGACCGACGTCATCCACGTGGAGGGCGTGCGGGAGCTGGGCGGGTGCCAGCACCAGGTGATCCCCGACCGCATCGAAGCGGGGACCATGATGGCGGCGGCGGCCATCACCGGCGGCGAGGTGCTCATCTCGGGGGTCATCCCGGAGCACCTGGAATCGGTGACCGCCAAGCTCAAGGAAGCGGGAGCGGCCATATCGTGCCCGCAGCCGGGTCAGATCCTGGTGAGGGGCCCCGAGCGGATCCTGGCCACGGACTTCAAGACCCTGCCCTATCCGGGCTTCCCCACCGACATGCAGCCCCAGGTGATGGCCCTCATGTGCCTGGCCGAGGGGACTTCGGTCATCACCGAGACGGTGTTCGAGAACCGCTTCAAGCATGCCGATGAGCTGCGACGCATGGGTGCCCAGATCAAGGTGGAGGGGCGCGCGGCGGTGGTCAAGGGCGTCCCCGTCGTCTTCGGGGCGCTGGTGGAAGCCACCGACCTGCGCAGCGGGGCAGCCCTGGTGCTGGCGGGGCTGGCGGCGGAGGGAGTGACCACGGTGGAGGACACCTCCCACATCGACCGCGGGTACGAGCACCTGGAGGCCAAGCTGGCCGGCCTGGGGGCCCACATCGAGCGCTCCCGGGCGGGGTCGGGGCCACCCACAGGCGTGTGA
- a CDS encoding aldo/keto reductase has translation MEYRMVGQLRVSVVGLGCRRLAAPGMDPDRARQVVHAALDAGIVLFDTADNYGRGASEEALGKALRGHRHDVVIATKAGIRRGVGGGAGEAAEEPARADLTTQDGSARHLIKATEDSLRRLGTDYVDLLQLHYPDPATPFEETAGALARLVQQGKARAIGLCNFPIADLQAWLAGQPAWRAESRPVTLQMPYSLVQREIEEKALPLAREHGLGLLAYMPLFLGYLAREPQPGELEGDPHRALLPLTYVDRLAGAVARMRELGRDLGLTPGQLALRWVIDRPGVVAALAGATRPKQVWENAGAARALPEAVRSAVEEISRELAPVPPLAITETAVDCHPSPRGGYYVVVSSGLKIPSPDPVKPGWTVELDGWRGDILRVAPPEP, from the coding sequence GTGGAGTACAGGATGGTGGGGCAGCTGCGGGTGTCGGTGGTCGGCCTGGGATGCCGGCGCCTGGCAGCACCGGGTATGGATCCCGACCGCGCCCGCCAGGTGGTCCACGCGGCCCTGGACGCCGGGATCGTGCTTTTCGATACCGCGGACAACTACGGCCGGGGCGCGTCGGAAGAGGCGCTCGGGAAAGCCCTGCGCGGTCACCGGCACGACGTGGTGATCGCCACCAAAGCGGGCATCCGCCGCGGCGTCGGGGGCGGTGCCGGCGAGGCTGCGGAGGAGCCGGCGCGGGCGGACTTGACGACCCAGGACGGCTCTGCCCGCCATCTCATCAAGGCGACGGAGGATTCCCTGCGCCGCCTGGGAACTGACTACGTCGACCTCCTGCAGCTTCACTACCCCGACCCCGCCACCCCCTTTGAGGAAACAGCGGGGGCCCTGGCCCGGCTGGTGCAGCAGGGCAAGGCCCGCGCCATCGGGCTCTGCAACTTCCCGATCGCCGACCTGCAGGCATGGCTGGCCGGGCAACCCGCCTGGCGGGCCGAGTCGCGACCGGTTACCCTGCAGATGCCGTACAGCCTGGTGCAGCGTGAAATAGAAGAGAAGGCCCTCCCCCTGGCCCGGGAGCACGGGTTGGGGCTGCTGGCCTACATGCCCCTGTTCCTGGGATATCTGGCCCGGGAACCGCAGCCCGGAGAGCTGGAGGGGGATCCCCACCGCGCCCTCCTGCCCCTGACCTACGTCGACCGCCTGGCAGGAGCGGTGGCGCGCATGAGAGAGCTGGGGCGGGATCTGGGCTTGACGCCGGGCCAGCTGGCCCTGCGCTGGGTGATAGACCGGCCCGGAGTGGTGGCCGCCCTGGCAGGCGCCACGCGCCCGAAGCAGGTGTGGGAAAACGCCGGCGCGGCGCGGGCCCTGCCGGAAGCCGTGCGATCGGCCGTGGAGGAGATAAGCCGCGAACTGGCGCCTGTTCCCCCGCTGGCGATCACCGAGACGGCGGTCGACTGTCACCCGTCGCCCCGGGGCGGGTACTACGTGGTCGTCTCCTCGGGGCTGAAGATCCCCAGCCCCGATCCCGTGAAACCCGGCTGGACGGTGGAACTGGACGGCTGGCGTGGTGACATCCTGAGAGTGGCGCCACCGGAACCATGA